One genomic region from Burkholderia latens encodes:
- a CDS encoding type VI secretion system Vgr family protein: MSAEVLLKALRGAHAQFDRIIKLDTPLGDDWLVPLYAQIRARLGRNFEVVVDASSALGDKIKLNALMLQPVTLWIRQTDGGYLPIHGYVQRARRLGNDGSVSYFQLQFASWLSFLKLSSDRRDWQEASGWQILTDVFDKHPQAAGNYGQELRTAMRSYSHRVQWETDWNFVHRSLEEVGVFPRFDFAKDGKSHKVVMMDDLYFGPSLPNSEMKFSHAGTDEDFDGLTQLSEQQDAQSATLTLGTVDYKRPDLDKQASTPAADLDELPGQGEEYLYTGSQTWAESDAGQQQARIRTEEWASRAKRYFAIGSPRYALPGYWFKVSGHPLFDALPEEERELSIIASDWLIQNNLPGIDALTRFPRSLRSEIEQVKAAGTGTTVSHRDGGIGFFHVEIEAQRRKTPFRSPFEHEKPEMHLQTAIVVTDSDEEIATDDGNRVRVRTSNSRKDRNTKSTSWIRAAMPDAGSKRGGYFPLRKDDQVLLGFVNGDCDRPVIISRLHGGATMPVWHTHGLLSGFRSREYGGDGFNQLVMDDATGQNRVHLYSSSYSSHLHLGYLIEQSDNTRGSFLGNGFDLKSGAYGAVRAEQGLYVSTQPATAQPLNVTAATDPLAGAEAVLETVSKASETNRADSLQDGQAALKSFTDATQRTVAGSASGGRTAGGGTGNANGFAKPVMLLSSPEGIAASTQQSVHITANQHANVVAGKNVNLAAGKGLLVSVLDRISLFAQNLGIKIFAAKGPVDIQAQSGSASLVGLQDVKIESADGRLILTAAKEVWIGAGGSYISIKGGLIENVTTGQILEKCGSWDKPSGGSGIKLDPLKATPVSTDGGRGSLFSG; encoded by the coding sequence ATGAGCGCGGAAGTATTGTTGAAGGCGCTGCGTGGCGCACACGCGCAGTTCGATCGCATCATCAAGCTCGACACGCCGCTCGGCGATGACTGGCTCGTACCACTGTACGCGCAGATTCGCGCGCGCCTCGGACGCAACTTCGAGGTAGTCGTCGATGCGTCATCCGCATTGGGCGACAAAATCAAGCTCAATGCGCTGATGCTGCAACCCGTCACGCTGTGGATTCGGCAGACCGACGGAGGCTATCTGCCGATCCATGGCTATGTGCAGCGGGCTCGCCGCCTTGGAAATGACGGAAGCGTTTCGTATTTTCAGCTTCAGTTCGCTTCGTGGCTAAGTTTCCTTAAACTCAGCAGCGATCGACGCGACTGGCAGGAAGCCAGCGGGTGGCAAATTCTCACCGACGTATTCGACAAGCATCCCCAGGCGGCGGGCAATTATGGTCAGGAGCTGCGCACTGCGATGCGCTCGTATTCGCACCGTGTGCAGTGGGAAACCGACTGGAATTTCGTGCACCGTAGTCTGGAAGAAGTCGGCGTATTTCCACGCTTTGATTTCGCGAAGGATGGCAAGTCGCACAAGGTCGTCATGATGGACGATCTGTATTTCGGGCCGTCGCTGCCGAATTCGGAGATGAAGTTCAGCCACGCGGGTACCGACGAGGATTTCGACGGGCTTACTCAGCTGAGCGAACAGCAGGACGCGCAAAGTGCGACGCTGACGCTCGGCACCGTTGACTATAAGCGGCCTGACCTCGATAAACAGGCGAGCACGCCAGCGGCTGACCTCGATGAATTACCCGGTCAGGGCGAAGAGTATCTTTATACCGGCTCACAGACATGGGCCGAGTCCGATGCTGGACAACAACAGGCCCGCATCCGCACTGAGGAATGGGCTTCGCGAGCAAAACGCTATTTCGCGATCGGCAGTCCCCGCTATGCATTGCCCGGCTACTGGTTCAAGGTGTCGGGACATCCCCTCTTCGATGCATTGCCGGAGGAGGAGCGCGAACTGTCGATCATCGCGAGCGACTGGTTGATCCAAAATAACTTGCCCGGCATAGACGCGCTCACGCGATTTCCGCGTAGCCTGCGCAGCGAGATCGAACAGGTCAAGGCCGCCGGAACTGGCACGACCGTGAGCCACCGCGATGGCGGTATCGGATTTTTTCACGTCGAGATCGAAGCGCAACGCCGCAAGACGCCGTTCCGCAGCCCGTTCGAGCACGAGAAGCCCGAAATGCACTTGCAGACGGCGATCGTCGTGACGGACAGCGACGAGGAAATTGCCACGGACGACGGCAATCGTGTGCGGGTCCGGACGTCGAACAGTCGAAAGGATCGCAATACGAAGTCCACGTCATGGATTCGCGCGGCGATGCCGGACGCAGGCTCGAAGCGCGGCGGCTACTTCCCGTTGCGCAAAGATGATCAGGTGCTCCTCGGGTTCGTCAATGGCGACTGCGACCGGCCGGTAATCATCTCGCGACTGCACGGTGGCGCGACGATGCCGGTGTGGCACACGCACGGCCTGCTGTCCGGCTTCCGTTCTCGCGAATACGGCGGTGATGGCTTCAACCAGCTCGTCATGGACGACGCTACCGGTCAGAACCGGGTCCACCTCTACTCGTCGAGCTACAGTTCTCACCTGCATTTGGGCTACCTGATCGAGCAATCCGATAACACGCGCGGCTCGTTCCTCGGCAACGGATTCGACTTGAAGTCCGGCGCGTACGGCGCGGTACGCGCCGAGCAGGGGCTCTATGTATCGACGCAGCCAGCCACCGCCCAGCCGCTGAACGTAACGGCCGCCACCGATCCGCTTGCCGGCGCAGAAGCCGTGCTCGAGACCGTATCGAAGGCGAGTGAAACGAACCGTGCCGACAGCCTTCAGGACGGTCAGGCCGCGCTGAAGTCGTTCACCGACGCAACGCAGCGCACGGTCGCTGGTTCTGCCAGCGGCGGCCGTACAGCGGGCGGCGGCACGGGCAATGCGAACGGTTTTGCGAAGCCGGTGATGCTGCTGTCGAGTCCGGAAGGCATCGCCGCGTCGACGCAGCAGTCGGTGCATATCACGGCGAACCAGCACGCGAACGTCGTTGCAGGCAAGAACGTCAACTTGGCCGCCGGTAAAGGGTTACTAGTCAGCGTGCTCGACAGGATCAGCCTGTTCGCACAAAACCTCGGCATCAAGATTTTCGCGGCAAAGGGACCGGTAGACATTCAGGCGCAAAGCGGCTCGGCCTCGCTGGTCGGGCTGCAGGACGTGAAGATCGAAAGCGCGGACGGGCGGCTGATTCTGACGGCCGCGAAGGAAGTGTGGATCGGCGCGGGCGGCTCGTACATCAGCATCAAGGGCGGTCTGATCGAGAACGTGACGACCGGACAGATTCTGGAAAAATGCGGGAGTTGGGATAAACCAAGCGGTGGCAGCGGAATAAAGCTTGATCCGCTGAAGGCGACGCCAGTTTCGACTGACGGCGGCCGCGGTTCGCTCTTCTCCGGCTGA
- a CDS encoding fatty acid desaturase, translating into MRPSARTPLRHDADKVAYVRREVNAASDAIRARFPLLDNQDLVGATVMAASVGAMLAIAWLYARGAIAWYVALPLAAFVTSLIHELEHDLIHLMYFKKTPWAYHLMMALCWLTRPGTINPWTRRRMHLHHHKASGGESDLEEFGITNGERWGVKRLLMIADGMLAVVLRPDAMRRKVRQYVAAQPAQDPVERARLRIEQVSSYMPIGHMYYALWHAFIVYHAGLFALHALGHAVTMPAVVQQVMHVVDFLAVVWLGPNFLRSFCINFVSSNLHYFGDIDSRNVIQQTQVLNPWWMLPFQLFCFNFGSTHAIHHFVVRDPFYIRQLTARTAHAALREVGVRFNDVGTFRRANRWGAYRPVDSGDSVRPGRRVRAVRGG; encoded by the coding sequence ATGCGCCCATCTGCACGAACCCCCTTGCGCCACGATGCCGACAAGGTCGCGTATGTCCGTCGCGAGGTCAACGCCGCGAGCGATGCGATCCGCGCGCGCTTTCCGCTGCTCGACAACCAGGACCTCGTCGGCGCGACCGTGATGGCGGCGTCGGTCGGCGCGATGCTCGCGATCGCGTGGCTGTATGCGCGCGGCGCGATCGCGTGGTACGTCGCGCTGCCGCTCGCCGCGTTCGTCACGTCGCTGATCCATGAGCTCGAGCACGACCTGATCCACCTGATGTACTTCAAGAAGACGCCGTGGGCGTATCACCTGATGATGGCGCTGTGCTGGCTCACGCGGCCGGGCACGATCAACCCGTGGACGCGGCGGCGCATGCATCTGCATCACCACAAGGCATCGGGCGGCGAATCGGATCTCGAGGAATTCGGCATCACCAACGGCGAACGTTGGGGCGTGAAGCGGCTGCTGATGATCGCGGACGGGATGCTCGCCGTCGTGCTGCGGCCCGATGCGATGCGCCGCAAGGTCAGACAGTACGTGGCCGCGCAGCCGGCGCAGGATCCCGTCGAACGCGCCCGCTTGCGCATCGAGCAGGTGTCGTCGTACATGCCGATCGGACACATGTACTACGCGCTGTGGCATGCGTTCATCGTCTATCACGCGGGACTGTTCGCGCTGCATGCGCTGGGCCATGCGGTGACGATGCCAGCCGTCGTCCAGCAGGTGATGCACGTCGTCGATTTCCTCGCGGTCGTGTGGCTCGGGCCAAATTTCCTGCGTAGCTTCTGCATCAACTTCGTCAGCTCGAACCTGCATTACTTCGGCGACATCGATTCGCGCAACGTGATCCAGCAGACGCAGGTTCTCAATCCGTGGTGGATGCTGCCGTTCCAGCTGTTTTGCTTCAACTTCGGCAGCACGCATGCGATTCATCATTTCGTGGTGCGCGATCCGTTCTATATCCGGCAGCTGACTGCGCGCACCGCGCATGCGGCACTGCGGGAAGTCGGTGTGCGGTTCAATGATGTCGGCACGTTCAGGCGCGCGAATCGCTGGGGCGCGTATCGTCCCGTTGATTCCGGTGATTCCGTTCGCCCCGGTCGTCGCGTGCGCGCAGTGCGCGGCGGCTAG
- a CDS encoding PAAR domain-containing protein, translated as MMNLIRIGDDTDHGGKVETGSNTMRFDGRYVARKGDRVSCPQHPDVSPNLIEEGDTSMTDDGVPIARHGHRATCGCLLISSLT; from the coding sequence ATGATGAATCTCATCCGCATCGGTGACGACACCGATCACGGCGGCAAGGTTGAAACCGGCTCAAATACGATGCGCTTTGACGGCCGCTACGTCGCGCGCAAGGGTGATCGCGTGTCGTGCCCGCAGCATCCCGACGTGTCGCCCAACCTCATCGAGGAAGGCGACACGTCGATGACGGATGATGGCGTCCCGATCGCGCGGCACGGTCATCGCGCAACGTGTGGCTGTCTTCTGATTTCGAGTCTCACTTGA
- a CDS encoding AraC family transcriptional regulator: MALSAPDAARQLNKATVSSAYALFMLMLAEERGIDAGRILAGSGVDRDRLAQPDARITPLQQAAIVFNLLDATNDPSIAIEIGLRSSLTKSGLIGFGLMSCATLGEAIALGIRYLPTRVPFFSVRLAQLDGIVDIDVLEAFPLGRLRQFAVENFLVETAILFNSLLDPAPGRTLQSRAELHFEWPEPPWFERYRARLPRCHFNASANRIRCDAALLDEPIGTANAQTAQMIVQQCEAELARLGYAESIVDRVRNLLICGDAGYPSVDEVARELHVSARTLKRKLAEFGTTYSALLGEIRLRDALRLLEGTRLPVDEIAARVGYTDRANFTRAFKRWTGVAPSERR; the protein is encoded by the coding sequence ATGGCCTTGTCCGCCCCGGATGCCGCGCGCCAGTTGAACAAGGCGACGGTATCGTCCGCGTATGCACTGTTCATGCTGATGCTCGCCGAGGAGCGCGGCATCGACGCGGGCCGCATCCTCGCCGGCTCGGGCGTCGACCGTGACCGGCTCGCACAGCCGGACGCGCGCATCACGCCGCTGCAGCAGGCGGCGATCGTGTTCAACCTGCTCGACGCAACGAACGATCCGTCGATCGCGATCGAGATCGGGCTGCGCAGCAGTCTCACGAAATCCGGGCTGATCGGCTTCGGGCTGATGAGTTGCGCGACGCTTGGCGAAGCGATCGCGCTCGGCATCCGTTATCTGCCCACGCGCGTGCCGTTTTTCTCGGTGCGGCTCGCGCAGCTCGACGGGATCGTCGATATCGACGTGCTCGAGGCGTTTCCGCTAGGCCGGTTGCGCCAATTCGCGGTGGAAAACTTTCTGGTCGAGACAGCGATCCTGTTCAACTCGCTGCTCGATCCCGCACCGGGACGCACGCTGCAGTCGCGTGCCGAGCTGCATTTCGAATGGCCGGAACCGCCGTGGTTCGAGCGCTATCGCGCGCGGCTGCCGCGCTGTCATTTCAATGCGAGTGCAAACCGGATCCGCTGCGACGCCGCGCTGCTCGACGAGCCGATCGGCACCGCGAACGCGCAGACCGCGCAAATGATCGTCCAGCAGTGCGAGGCCGAACTCGCGCGCCTCGGCTATGCGGAAAGCATCGTCGATCGTGTGCGCAACCTGCTGATCTGCGGCGACGCCGGCTATCCATCGGTGGACGAGGTCGCGCGGGAGCTGCACGTGTCGGCGCGCACGTTGAAACGCAAGCTTGCGGAATTCGGCACGACCTATTCGGCGCTACTCGGCGAGATCCGGTTGCGCGATGCGCTGCGGTTGCTCGAGGGTACGCGCTTGCCGGTCGACGAGATCGCGGCGAGGGTCGGCTATACCGATCGGGCGAATTTCACGCGTGCGTTCAAGCGCTGGACCGGCGTCGCGCCGAGCGAGCGGCGCTGA
- a CDS encoding SH3 domain-containing protein — MSNSHPTAKPAPPAKPATAPSAPATAPYTPLNWAFPFSPVGKDDPANPMTYMKALAAAEDGFYPLGANGMWHGGIHFDQNTAAQLKHDDGIRAIADGEVVAYRLDSKYPEQDYQDGRHALYSTGFVLIRHRLKLPPPPPPSAKPEPANNAAAQPATSSPAPATATPVPTSSTTPPGKNETLTFFSLYMHTMDHNSYQSAAEQAKVAQVDRFKLNMGPMPYWEGDRYYRVGDKAKDKQEVPLPKVPVPSLRDTINRDVLGEFIQSDFKKVPEPEEDTKDTTPLPPPVTGLRIRELPNGKSKILGILPQGTELTVSDTDDQTKVNPGWAKIKAIKSGTPAAAVVGQSVSPHAPYGYVFLGELDPIVDPKPLDTVVVLKQPYAVKAGDVIGQFGHYLRYPDAKLLPAKPTRPLLHLEVFAGPELEAFIQKSRERAKQLPASKAFLEISPGARLVTDLPEPDQKLQPGTKLVPFAADAKGKWVKVQPKTAAPVHGGRHTKPVFNDAGAPVWVDGSLANTTTTAIVPGWKDFPLNFSNAKGPGADFRDVFRSVDLEKNGPGSIAKDDKGRHWYYVEIGTKDGSTRNGWVCEQDHPLVRMCGPWDWPGFELVDNSSIMPVDMLKRYIHVAEQFLADESKTEFEASAATVNASPLITKLEKAIDTNHDGKVTAQELKHAQETPWIAEALSHLVVRCESEWGGGLGKWEALSPLMKKLLWLWKTEIERIGKLQWWEQVTSVDGFPKEPSPWHFHPIGIVGNFIAKPVTGENNFTEEDARDALKYIFDKYGRTIAETVERMYRTETRHFQSSQYRRCGTGGMEVHGPAPYYGWTPDFYSEPPIGTWAAFEGAGLSGVGGNAQVTNRKKVFVVVSSVRVGMEFKAKYIVHYNGNYARWFSTDANAQAVYRKTLESITPRIVNSFQ, encoded by the coding sequence ATGAGCAATAGCCACCCTACCGCGAAGCCAGCGCCGCCGGCCAAGCCGGCGACCGCCCCGAGCGCACCTGCAACAGCACCGTACACGCCGCTAAACTGGGCCTTTCCGTTCTCACCGGTCGGCAAAGATGACCCTGCCAACCCGATGACCTATATGAAGGCGCTGGCAGCCGCCGAAGACGGGTTCTATCCACTGGGTGCGAATGGCATGTGGCATGGCGGCATCCACTTCGACCAGAACACGGCTGCCCAGTTGAAGCACGACGACGGCATTCGCGCGATCGCCGATGGCGAAGTCGTCGCGTACAGGCTCGACAGCAAGTATCCGGAACAGGACTACCAAGACGGCCGCCACGCGTTGTATTCGACGGGCTTCGTGCTCATCCGTCATCGGCTGAAACTGCCTCCGCCCCCACCTCCGTCCGCAAAGCCGGAGCCAGCCAACAATGCTGCAGCCCAACCGGCAACGTCATCCCCGGCGCCAGCAACGGCGACGCCAGTCCCAACGTCGAGCACGACACCACCCGGCAAGAACGAAACGCTCACGTTCTTCAGCCTGTACATGCACACGATGGACCACAATAGCTACCAGTCGGCGGCAGAACAGGCGAAAGTCGCTCAGGTCGACCGCTTCAAGCTGAACATGGGGCCAATGCCGTATTGGGAAGGCGATCGTTACTATCGGGTCGGCGACAAGGCGAAAGACAAGCAAGAGGTCCCGCTGCCAAAGGTGCCCGTGCCATCATTGCGTGACACGATCAATCGCGATGTACTCGGAGAGTTCATCCAGAGCGATTTCAAGAAGGTGCCCGAGCCGGAAGAAGACACGAAAGACACAACACCGCTCCCGCCGCCGGTCACGGGCCTCCGCATCCGTGAGCTGCCGAACGGCAAGAGCAAAATCCTCGGTATCTTGCCGCAAGGTACAGAGTTGACCGTCTCGGACACGGACGACCAAACAAAAGTGAACCCCGGCTGGGCGAAAATCAAGGCGATCAAGTCCGGCACTCCGGCTGCGGCCGTTGTCGGTCAGTCCGTATCGCCGCACGCGCCATACGGGTACGTCTTCCTCGGAGAACTTGATCCGATCGTCGATCCGAAACCGCTGGATACAGTCGTCGTGCTAAAGCAGCCTTATGCGGTGAAGGCTGGCGACGTCATCGGCCAGTTCGGCCACTATCTACGGTACCCGGACGCGAAGCTATTGCCAGCGAAGCCAACCCGGCCACTGCTACACCTGGAAGTGTTCGCAGGCCCCGAACTCGAAGCATTCATCCAGAAGAGCCGCGAGCGGGCAAAGCAGTTACCTGCATCCAAAGCATTTCTAGAAATCTCGCCGGGTGCGCGGCTCGTAACCGACCTCCCAGAACCGGACCAGAAACTGCAGCCCGGTACCAAACTTGTACCTTTCGCCGCCGACGCAAAGGGCAAATGGGTCAAGGTGCAACCGAAAACAGCCGCACCAGTACATGGTGGCCGACACACGAAGCCGGTATTCAACGACGCCGGGGCGCCCGTTTGGGTGGACGGCAGCCTCGCCAACACGACCACCACTGCTATCGTGCCGGGCTGGAAGGATTTCCCGCTGAACTTCTCCAACGCCAAGGGGCCTGGCGCGGATTTCCGTGACGTGTTCCGGAGCGTCGACTTGGAGAAGAACGGTCCGGGGAGCATCGCGAAAGATGACAAGGGGCGTCACTGGTATTACGTGGAGATCGGTACCAAGGACGGTAGTACCCGCAACGGATGGGTGTGCGAGCAGGACCATCCGCTCGTGCGAATGTGCGGGCCGTGGGACTGGCCGGGCTTCGAACTGGTCGACAACAGCAGCATCATGCCGGTCGACATGCTCAAGCGGTACATCCACGTCGCCGAACAATTTCTGGCCGATGAAAGCAAAACCGAATTCGAGGCGAGCGCCGCAACGGTCAATGCGAGCCCGCTCATTACAAAGCTCGAGAAGGCGATTGACACGAATCACGACGGAAAGGTGACAGCGCAGGAACTGAAGCACGCGCAGGAAACGCCGTGGATAGCAGAAGCCCTCTCCCACCTCGTCGTGCGGTGTGAAAGCGAATGGGGCGGTGGCCTGGGTAAGTGGGAAGCATTGTCGCCGTTGATGAAGAAGCTACTGTGGCTGTGGAAAACTGAGATCGAGCGGATCGGAAAATTGCAGTGGTGGGAGCAAGTCACCAGTGTCGACGGCTTCCCAAAGGAGCCCAGTCCTTGGCACTTCCATCCGATCGGGATTGTCGGCAATTTCATCGCAAAGCCTGTCACTGGCGAAAACAACTTCACAGAAGAAGACGCTAGGGACGCACTAAAATACATTTTCGACAAGTATGGACGTACCATCGCCGAGACGGTTGAGCGTATGTATCGGACGGAAACGAGACACTTCCAATCGAGTCAATATCGTCGATGCGGAACGGGCGGCATGGAAGTACATGGTCCAGCGCCGTACTATGGATGGACTCCCGATTTTTACAGCGAACCTCCGATTGGAACATGGGCAGCCTTTGAAGGTGCCGGCCTCAGCGGCGTAGGAGGAAATGCGCAAGTTACGAATCGAAAGAAAGTGTTCGTCGTGGTTTCGTCGGTGCGCGTAGGCATGGAGTTCAAGGCCAAGTATATAGTGCACTACAACGGAAATTACGCACGATGGTTTTCAACCGACGCAAATGCACAAGCGGTTTACAGAAAAACACTCGAATCCATAACACCACGAATCGTGAATTCATTTCAGTGA
- a CDS encoding lactonase family protein: MPNTDRLTVVVSNAADGDLATFSLASDGALAPLARYPTGDAVMPIAVQPDRARLYVATRGEQPAIVAFRVAPSTSAFARIGATAIDASHAYLSLDRSGRWLLGASYGGNSLTVYDAARVRDGDGAPLQVANGIANAHAVIVSPDNRFAYVSSLGSDRILTFALVEDADGLRAVEHGETRVPAGFGPRHLRFARDGHVLVAVSEFQATLATFTRNIDSGRLGDAEVSARHPAVAGLPQGHARPPAPSQPSVWAADLHLTPDERFAYVSERTSSQLLCYRRDADGSFEPVHASATETQPRGFAIDPSGRWLVACGEQSEYVSVYAIAPDDGTLALHARVAGGRGANWVAIF, from the coding sequence CGAACACTGACCGCCTGACCGTCGTCGTCTCGAATGCCGCCGACGGCGACCTCGCCACGTTCTCGCTTGCATCCGACGGCGCGCTGGCGCCGCTCGCCCGCTACCCGACCGGCGACGCCGTAATGCCGATTGCCGTGCAGCCCGATCGTGCGCGGCTGTACGTCGCGACGCGTGGTGAACAGCCGGCGATCGTCGCGTTCCGCGTCGCGCCCAGCACCAGCGCGTTCGCCCGCATCGGCGCGACCGCGATCGACGCAAGCCATGCGTATCTGTCGCTCGACCGCAGCGGCCGGTGGCTGCTCGGCGCGTCGTACGGCGGCAATTCGCTGACCGTCTACGATGCCGCGCGCGTGCGCGACGGCGACGGCGCGCCGCTGCAGGTCGCGAACGGCATCGCGAACGCGCATGCGGTGATCGTATCGCCGGACAACCGGTTCGCTTACGTCAGCTCGCTCGGCTCGGACCGGATCTTGACGTTCGCGCTGGTCGAGGATGCCGACGGCCTGCGTGCGGTCGAGCACGGCGAAACGCGCGTGCCTGCCGGCTTCGGGCCGCGCCATCTGCGCTTCGCGCGCGACGGCCATGTGCTCGTCGCGGTCAGCGAATTCCAGGCGACGCTTGCGACGTTCACGCGCAATATCGATAGCGGGCGCCTCGGCGACGCCGAGGTCAGCGCGCGCCACCCGGCCGTTGCCGGCCTCCCGCAAGGTCATGCGCGGCCGCCCGCGCCAAGCCAACCGTCCGTCTGGGCCGCCGATCTTCACCTGACGCCCGACGAGCGCTTCGCGTACGTCAGCGAACGCACGTCGAGCCAGTTGCTCTGCTATCGGCGCGATGCCGACGGCTCGTTCGAACCCGTACACGCAAGCGCCACCGAAACGCAACCGCGCGGCTTCGCGATCGATCCGTCCGGACGATGGCTCGTCGCATGCGGCGAGCAATCGGAATATGTATCGGTCTACGCGATCGCGCCGGACGATGGCACGCTCGCGCTGCATGCCCGCGTGGCCGGCGGGCGCGGCGCCAACTGGGTTGCAATCTTCTGA
- a CDS encoding HAD family hydrolase, translating to MTDRIVAAFDFDGTITTTDSFRHFVRYAVGTPRFAWAGLRALPWLVAMKAGLLSRGDAKAKFAWFALGPIREDALDALARRFVDDYLPNLVRPDMLDRVREHQARRHEVVLVSASPSVYLEKWAKSVGIDTVLATRLAFERGAFTGRLSGENCWGPQKVVRLRGWWGNRPPAQLFAYGDSRGDKEMAELANRAWIRGHGPMLPIGD from the coding sequence ATGACCGACCGCATCGTCGCCGCATTCGATTTCGACGGCACTATCACGACCACCGACAGCTTTCGTCATTTCGTCCGCTATGCGGTCGGTACACCGCGCTTCGCGTGGGCCGGCCTGCGCGCGCTGCCGTGGCTCGTCGCGATGAAGGCCGGCTTGCTGTCGCGCGGCGATGCGAAGGCGAAGTTCGCGTGGTTCGCGCTCGGGCCGATTCGCGAGGACGCGCTCGACGCACTGGCGCGCCGCTTCGTCGACGACTATCTGCCGAACCTCGTGCGTCCGGACATGCTCGACCGCGTGCGTGAACATCAGGCGCGCCGGCACGAGGTCGTGCTGGTCAGTGCGTCGCCGTCGGTATATCTGGAGAAGTGGGCGAAGTCGGTCGGTATCGACACCGTTCTGGCGACGCGCCTCGCGTTCGAGCGCGGCGCGTTCACCGGGCGGTTGAGCGGCGAGAACTGCTGGGGGCCGCAGAAGGTGGTGCGTTTGCGCGGCTGGTGGGGTAATCGGCCGCCGGCGCAACTGTTCGCGTACGGCGACAGCCGCGGCGACAAGGAAATGGCCGAACTCGCGAACCGCGCGTGGATCCGCGGGCACGGACCGATGCTGCCCATCGGCGACTGA